Proteins encoded by one window of Planktothrix tepida PCC 9214:
- a CDS encoding ribbon-helix-helix domain-containing protein: MTFTQSVKAVPTNLSKTMVYMPDELKEALVKRAKRENRSLSNLIVTLLQEVVKNAESETKN; encoded by the coding sequence ATGACTTTTACTCAATCCGTCAAGGCTGTGCCAACAAACCTTTCTAAAACAATGGTCTATATGCCTGATGAACTAAAAGAGGCGTTGGTTAAACGGGCGAAAAGGGAAAACAGGTCATTGTCTAACCTGATAGTTACCCTGCTACAGGAAGTAGTAAAGAATGCAGAATCCGAAACAAAAAACTAA
- a CDS encoding LysR family transcriptional regulator codes for MMQATLHQLKVFEAVARHSSFTKAAEEMMITQPTVSTQVKQLTQTIGLPLFEQIGKQLYLTEAGEALLSTCQDIFERLDNLEMQVASLKGTKQGRLRLGVVSTAKYFVPRVLGHFCQQYPGIDIALQVTNHATLIQRMQDNQDDLYILSQPPEDLALSSQPFLDNPLVVVSRQDHPLAGEKNIPIKSLAGEPFIMREQGSGTRQSVQKLFERYKVGVKVRLELGSNEAIKQAIAGGLGLSVLSQHTLIAEQLMGELTILDVQHFPIHLRWYVTHLEGKQLSIIAETFLKFLLENSNHVPLLGTLALQNGTLLGNHHGDLVKMG; via the coding sequence TTGATGCAGGCAACCTTACATCAACTGAAAGTATTTGAGGCCGTGGCGCGTCATAGTAGCTTTACGAAGGCTGCCGAAGAAATGATGATTACACAGCCAACGGTTTCAACTCAAGTTAAACAACTCACTCAAACCATTGGTTTACCATTATTTGAACAAATTGGCAAGCAACTGTATCTGACTGAAGCCGGAGAAGCATTGCTATCTACTTGTCAAGATATTTTTGAACGGTTGGATAATTTAGAAATGCAAGTGGCTTCATTAAAAGGAACAAAACAAGGTCGCTTGCGGTTAGGAGTCGTCTCAACGGCTAAATATTTCGTCCCCAGAGTGTTAGGGCATTTTTGTCAACAATATCCAGGGATTGATATTGCTTTACAGGTGACTAATCATGCTACCTTAATTCAACGAATGCAAGACAATCAAGATGATTTGTATATCCTGAGTCAACCTCCTGAAGATTTAGCATTATCCAGTCAACCGTTTTTAGATAATCCCTTAGTTGTTGTATCCCGACAAGATCATCCTTTAGCGGGAGAAAAGAATATTCCGATTAAATCTTTAGCGGGAGAACCCTTTATTATGCGAGAACAAGGTTCAGGAACACGACAATCGGTTCAAAAGCTATTTGAACGGTATAAAGTTGGGGTAAAAGTTCGTTTAGAATTAGGGAGTAATGAAGCCATTAAACAAGCGATAGCAGGAGGTTTAGGGCTTTCAGTTCTGTCTCAACATACTCTGATTGCAGAACAGTTAATGGGGGAACTGACTATTTTAGATGTACAACATTTTCCGATTCATCTGCGGTGGTATGTGACTCATTTAGAAGGAAAACAACTGTCTATTATTGCAGAAACTTTTTTAAAATTTTTATTAGAAAATAGTAATCATGTTCCCTTATTAGGAACCCTGGCTTTACAGAATGGAACGTTGCTCGGAAATCATCATGGAGATTTAGTTAAAATGGGATGA
- a CDS encoding nitrate ABC transporter ATP-binding protein (This model describes the ATP binding subunits of ATP-binding cassette (ABC) transporters for nitrate transport, or for bicarbonate transport, in bacteria and archaea.), whose amino-acid sequence MTTVKNVGSTFGKKFTKTSKVKNQPYLVFDHVSKVYPTSKGPYTVLKDVNLTISEGEFICVIGHSGCGKSTLLNMVSGFNTPSDGQVTLRSKPILKPGPDRMVVFQNYALLPWRTVFENVYLAVNAVHPNKSQVEKNAIVRDHLAMVGLSEAAEKKPPQISGGMKQRAAIARALAIRPEVLILDEPFGALDAITKEELQEELLKIWNDHRCTVLMITHDIDEALFLADRLVMMTNGPSATIGEILEIPFERPRDRTQIMEDPEYYNLRNYALDFLYRRFAHDDE is encoded by the coding sequence ATGACTACTGTTAAAAATGTGGGTTCTACCTTTGGTAAAAAATTTACTAAAACATCAAAAGTCAAAAATCAGCCTTATTTAGTGTTTGATCACGTTTCTAAGGTTTATCCGACTTCTAAAGGGCCTTACACGGTTTTAAAAGATGTTAATCTCACCATTAGTGAAGGAGAGTTTATTTGCGTGATCGGACATTCTGGTTGCGGAAAGTCTACTTTATTAAATATGGTTTCTGGTTTTAATACTCCTTCCGATGGTCAGGTGACATTACGCTCAAAACCGATTTTAAAACCAGGGCCAGACCGCATGGTGGTGTTTCAAAACTATGCCTTATTACCTTGGCGGACGGTCTTTGAAAATGTTTATTTGGCGGTTAATGCGGTTCATCCCAATAAGTCACAAGTTGAAAAAAATGCCATTGTTCGTGATCATTTAGCTATGGTGGGATTATCAGAAGCGGCCGAGAAAAAACCCCCTCAAATTTCGGGAGGGATGAAACAACGGGCTGCGATCGCACGGGCCTTAGCCATTCGTCCTGAAGTGTTAATTTTAGATGAACCCTTTGGGGCGTTGGATGCTATTACCAAAGAAGAATTGCAGGAAGAATTGTTAAAAATATGGAATGATCATCGCTGTACAGTATTGATGATTACCCATGATATTGATGAGGCATTATTCCTGGCTGATCGCTTAGTGATGATGACAAACGGCCCCTCGGCAACCATTGGCGAAATCTTAGAAATTCCCTTTGAACGTCCTCGCGATCGCACTCAAATTATGGAAGATCCTGAATATTATAACCTCAGAAATTATGCCCTAGATTTCCTCTATCGTCGGTTTGCCCATGATGATGAATAA
- a CDS encoding ABC transporter ATP-binding/substrate-binding protein (This model describes the ATP binding subunits of ATP-binding cassette (ABC) transporters for nitrate transport, or for bicarbonate transport, in bacteria and archaea.), whose amino-acid sequence MAKPLIEVEQIDKVFPLAGGGQYIALKGIDLQIKKGEFVSLIGHSGCGKSTLLNMVAGLDLPSEGIVTIEGQKITKPGPDRMVVFQNYSLLPWRTVRENIALAVDSVMKGLPLAERTSIIESHIDLVGLRHAVDKYPAQLSGGMKQRVAIARALALRPKLLLLDEPFGALDALTRGNLQEQLMKICQDNQISALMVTHDVDEAVLLSDRIVMLTNGPESKIGQILDVDIPRPRQRMQVVEHPSYYRLRSEMIYFLNQQKLIKKMRAKKNKVIARHGLEKINLELGFVPLTACAPLAVAKELGFFEKHGLDEVHLVRESSWRGISDGIAGGYLDAAQMPSGMPLWMTLGGDDDTKPVTVITSLTMTRNGNAITLARRFYDQGIYTLADFKKMLLKSPGQQHRMGVVHPSSMHNLLLRYWLASGGIDPDHDVELLTIPPAQMVVDLQGGTIDGFCVGEPWNLRAMMEDVGFTVATDLEIWPGHPGKVLGVREDWAAAYPNTHIALVKSLLEASAYCANPENADEIREILAQRTYLGTRAEYIQLADPNDVACNLDQPMRQYAHHQFFGEGVNRPSRTEQLWHMVQMARWGHTPFPRNWVEILERLCAVGAFSTAARELGLSEISYSRSAIQLFDGTKFDTEDPIGYLNNLKIKRDFTVTEIVLDYPRIKVA is encoded by the coding sequence ATGGCAAAACCTTTAATCGAAGTTGAACAAATTGATAAAGTCTTTCCTTTAGCCGGAGGCGGTCAATATATAGCCCTCAAAGGCATTGATTTACAAATTAAAAAAGGTGAATTTGTTTCCTTAATTGGACACTCAGGTTGCGGAAAATCCACCTTATTAAATATGGTAGCCGGGTTAGATTTACCCTCAGAAGGAATTGTTACCATTGAAGGTCAAAAAATCACCAAACCAGGGCCAGATCGGATGGTGGTGTTTCAAAACTATTCCTTATTACCCTGGCGAACCGTGCGAGAAAATATTGCTTTAGCAGTAGATTCCGTAATGAAGGGATTACCGTTAGCAGAACGGACAAGTATCATCGAAAGCCATATTGATTTAGTCGGCTTACGTCATGCTGTTGATAAATATCCGGCTCAATTATCTGGGGGAATGAAACAACGGGTTGCGATCGCTCGTGCTCTAGCTTTACGCCCGAAATTACTCTTATTAGATGAACCCTTTGGAGCCTTAGACGCCTTAACCCGGGGTAATCTTCAAGAACAATTAATGAAGATTTGCCAAGATAATCAAATCAGTGCCTTAATGGTGACACACGATGTCGATGAAGCGGTTTTATTATCCGACCGAATTGTGATGTTAACTAACGGCCCAGAATCAAAAATCGGACAAATTTTAGATGTCGATATTCCTCGTCCCCGTCAACGGATGCAAGTCGTAGAACACCCCAGTTACTATCGGTTGCGAAGTGAAATGATTTATTTTCTCAATCAACAAAAACTGATCAAAAAAATGCGGGCTAAAAAGAATAAAGTCATTGCCCGTCATGGCTTAGAAAAAATTAATTTAGAACTGGGTTTTGTTCCCCTCACCGCCTGCGCCCCCCTCGCCGTTGCTAAAGAATTAGGATTTTTTGAAAAACACGGTTTAGATGAAGTTCATCTGGTGCGGGAAAGCAGTTGGCGCGGCATTAGTGATGGCATTGCCGGAGGCTATTTAGACGCGGCTCAGATGCCCTCTGGGATGCCTCTGTGGATGACGTTAGGGGGGGATGATGACACCAAGCCCGTAACAGTGATTACATCCCTCACCATGACCCGCAACGGCAACGCCATTACCCTCGCCCGTCGCTTCTATGACCAAGGCATTTACACCTTGGCAGACTTCAAAAAAATGCTATTAAAATCCCCTGGACAGCAACATCGCATGGGGGTTGTCCATCCTAGTTCCATGCACAACCTGTTACTCCGCTATTGGTTGGCTTCGGGAGGGATAGACCCTGACCATGATGTGGAACTGTTGACCATTCCCCCTGCCCAAATGGTGGTGGACTTACAAGGTGGCACTATTGATGGGTTCTGCGTCGGCGAACCTTGGAACCTGCGGGCGATGATGGAAGATGTCGGGTTTACGGTGGCGACGGACTTAGAAATTTGGCCGGGACACCCTGGAAAAGTCTTAGGGGTGCGGGAAGACTGGGCAGCAGCCTATCCCAATACCCATATTGCTTTAGTGAAATCGCTGTTAGAGGCGTCTGCCTATTGTGCTAACCCGGAAAATGCCGATGAAATTCGGGAAATTTTAGCCCAACGGACTTATCTCGGTACTCGCGCCGAATATATTCAGTTGGCTGACCCCAATGATGTGGCTTGCAATCTGGATCAACCCATGCGTCAATATGCCCATCATCAATTTTTTGGCGAAGGCGTCAACCGTCCCAGCCGCACTGAACAACTGTGGCACATGGTTCAAATGGCTCGTTGGGGGCATACTCCCTTCCCCCGCAACTGGGTGGAAATTTTAGAACGTTTATGTGCAGTGGGGGCTTTTAGTACCGCCGCCCGTGAATTAGGACTTTCTGAAATTAGTTATAGTCGCAGCGCTATTCAATTATTTGATGGCACAAAATTTGATACTGAAGATCCCATTGGTTATCTCAATAATTTGAAGATTAAACGGGATTTTACGGTGACAGAAATTGTCTTAGATTATCCCCGGATTAAAGTTGCTTAA
- the ntrB gene encoding nitrate ABC transporter permease, translating into MTSVAKRRANGNSFADNLGEFWKKNAQNIILPLIGTLGFLIVWQLLSLSGITRLPGPLSVVTNEQTRILLMYPFYDRGGLDKGLFWQTLASLGRVAQGYSIAAIVGISVGILVGTNPILDKALDPLFQFLRMVAPLAWVPIALVAFQQNQPAAIFVIFITSVWPILINTKEGVKQIPDDYNNVARVLQLSRKEYYLNILFPSALPYIFTGLRIAIGLAWLAIIAAEIVMSGIVGIGFFIWDAYQQNYISDILLAVVYIGAVGLILDRGIGYIQQLIVPGERK; encoded by the coding sequence ATGACAAGCGTAGCCAAAAGAAGAGCAAATGGAAATAGCTTTGCTGATAACCTCGGTGAATTTTGGAAAAAGAATGCACAAAATATTATTCTTCCTTTAATAGGAACCCTGGGTTTTTTGATAGTTTGGCAACTTTTATCTCTATCAGGAATTACCCGTTTGCCTGGGCCGTTGAGTGTGGTTACAAATGAACAAACTCGCATTTTATTAATGTATCCTTTTTATGACCGAGGAGGATTAGATAAAGGCTTATTTTGGCAAACCTTAGCCAGTTTAGGACGGGTAGCTCAAGGCTATTCAATTGCTGCCATTGTTGGGATTAGCGTAGGTATTTTAGTCGGAACAAACCCCATATTAGATAAAGCATTAGATCCGTTATTCCAGTTTTTACGAATGGTTGCACCTTTAGCCTGGGTTCCTATTGCCTTAGTTGCCTTTCAACAAAACCAACCCGCCGCTATTTTCGTGATTTTTATTACTTCTGTTTGGCCAATTTTAATTAATACCAAAGAAGGTGTTAAACAAATTCCTGATGATTACAATAACGTTGCTCGTGTGTTGCAATTATCTCGCAAAGAATATTACTTAAATATTCTGTTTCCCTCTGCTTTACCTTACATTTTTACCGGATTAAGAATTGCCATCGGTTTAGCTTGGTTAGCCATTATTGCAGCCGAAATCGTGATGTCTGGTATCGTCGGAATTGGTTTCTTTATCTGGGATGCTTACCAACAAAACTACATCAGTGACATTCTCTTAGCCGTCGTTTATATCGGTGCAGTAGGTTTAATTTTAGACCGAGGCATTGGTTACATTCAACAATTAATTGTTCCCGGTGAAAGAAAGTAA
- a CDS encoding CmpA/NrtA family ABC transporter substrate-binding protein has translation MSQFSNNYSRRKFLITAGVSAASTIFLKGCLGNPPEPTANTGSSPATTAVPVANISPEQAPEVTKIKLGFIPIVEAAPLIIAKEKGFFAKYGMSDVEISKQANWASARDNVTIGSSGGGIDGGQWQMPMPHLMTEGIITGGKKVPMYVLAQLVTNGNGVAISNTHLGKGIGLDIKGAAEYIRSFPSTSGRKFKAAYTFPNANQDFWIRYWLAAGGIDPDVDIDLIAVPPAETVQGMRNGTMDAFSTGDPWPYRIVSDNIGFMSCLTTEVWPFHPEEYLAIRADWVDKHPKATKALLKGIMEAQQWCDKPENRAELVTIVSGRNYFNIPKDVITPPFQGNYQMGDGKPAIQDFNKGPLYWKDPIGNVSYPYKSHDLWFLTESIRWGFHQGQIQDIAQAKAIVDKVNREDIWREAAQEAGFTADIPTSTSRGVEKFFDGITFDPANPEAYLQSLTIKKV, from the coding sequence ATGTCTCAATTTTCAAACAATTATTCTCGCAGAAAATTTTTAATTACAGCCGGAGTTTCTGCCGCTAGTACCATCTTTTTAAAAGGATGTTTAGGCAACCCACCCGAACCCACTGCTAATACGGGAAGTTCACCCGCAACAACAGCAGTTCCTGTGGCAAATATTAGCCCGGAACAAGCTCCAGAAGTTACCAAAATTAAACTGGGTTTTATTCCTATTGTCGAAGCTGCTCCATTAATTATTGCTAAGGAAAAAGGCTTTTTTGCTAAGTATGGAATGAGTGATGTTGAAATTTCCAAACAAGCAAACTGGGCTTCAGCACGGGATAACGTTACCATTGGGTCAAGTGGGGGTGGAATTGATGGCGGACAATGGCAAATGCCGATGCCCCATTTAATGACAGAAGGCATTATTACCGGGGGCAAAAAGGTTCCCATGTATGTCTTAGCTCAATTAGTAACAAATGGTAATGGTGTTGCTATTTCTAATACCCATTTAGGGAAAGGAATAGGCTTAGATATTAAAGGAGCAGCCGAATATATTCGCAGTTTTCCAAGTACCAGTGGACGCAAATTTAAAGCTGCTTATACTTTCCCCAATGCTAACCAAGATTTTTGGATTCGTTATTGGTTGGCGGCGGGTGGAATAGACCCCGATGTTGATATTGATTTGATCGCAGTTCCTCCCGCAGAAACGGTTCAGGGAATGCGAAATGGAACAATGGATGCCTTTAGTACAGGAGACCCCTGGCCTTATCGAATTGTTAGCGATAATATCGGGTTTATGTCCTGTTTAACCACCGAAGTTTGGCCGTTTCATCCTGAAGAATATTTAGCCATTCGTGCTGACTGGGTTGATAAACATCCCAAAGCAACAAAAGCTCTATTAAAAGGGATAATGGAAGCCCAACAATGGTGTGATAAACCAGAAAATCGAGCCGAATTAGTGACGATTGTTTCTGGGCGGAATTATTTTAATATTCCCAAAGATGTAATTACCCCTCCATTCCAAGGAAACTATCAGATGGGAGATGGAAAACCCGCCATTCAAGACTTTAATAAAGGCCCGTTATATTGGAAAGATCCCATTGGTAATGTTTCCTATCCCTATAAAAGCCATGATTTATGGTTTTTAACTGAAAGCATTCGTTGGGGTTTCCATCAAGGTCAAATTCAAGATATTGCCCAAGCTAAAGCTATTGTTGATAAGGTAAACCGCGAAGATATTTGGCGGGAAGCGGCTCAAGAAGCTGGATTTACAGCTGATATTCCCACTTCAACTTCAAGAGGGGTTGAAAAATTCTTTGATGGAATTACCTTTGATCCAGCAAATCCTGAAGCTTATCTTCAAAGTTTAACTATCAAAAAAGTATAG
- the rnc gene encoding ribonuclease III, whose amino-acid sequence MMTKLPEIKNEQLRLQALTHRSYINEHPNAGEDNERLEFLGDAVLGFLVGELLFKKRYPEDMTKMSEANMTRLRSALVDEKQLAKFAIQFNLGELLRLGKGAIRDGGRTNPALLSDAFEAYIGAYYLDTNIDAVRDFIHPLFSAVANEIVFPQAETTPQTLIDCKNRFQQWALAEYGENPKYYVVGESGPDHAKEFQTEVRVRDKVYGYGKGRRKQDAEKRAAEVALQKLGLL is encoded by the coding sequence ATGATGACAAAATTACCCGAAATCAAAAACGAACAATTACGACTACAAGCTCTCACCCATCGTTCCTATATTAATGAACACCCTAATGCTGGAGAAGACAATGAACGATTAGAATTTTTAGGGGATGCTGTTTTAGGATTTTTAGTGGGAGAATTGCTATTTAAAAAACGTTATCCCGAAGACATGACCAAAATGAGTGAAGCGAATATGACGCGCTTACGGTCAGCGTTAGTCGATGAAAAACAACTTGCTAAATTTGCGATTCAATTTAATTTAGGGGAATTATTACGGTTAGGAAAAGGAGCCATTCGAGATGGGGGACGCACTAACCCAGCGTTACTGAGTGATGCCTTTGAAGCTTATATTGGTGCTTATTATTTAGATACAAATATTGATGCAGTTCGAGATTTTATTCATCCTTTATTTTCGGCGGTTGCGAATGAAATTGTCTTTCCCCAAGCAGAAACAACACCCCAAACCTTAATTGATTGTAAAAACCGTTTTCAACAATGGGCCTTAGCGGAATACGGTGAAAACCCAAAATATTATGTCGTCGGAGAATCTGGGCCAGATCACGCTAAGGAATTTCAGACTGAAGTTCGGGTTAGGGACAAAGTATATGGTTATGGAAAAGGACGCCGAAAACAGGATGCGGAGAAAAGAGCCGCAGAAGTCGCGTTACAAAAGTTGGGTCTGCTTTGA
- a CDS encoding NYN domain-containing protein, translating into MKTSLEILAVGVAIYADFQNVRNSPEEFKLLNTWLNLKGRILKKKGYSNWKKENQLFAEVIAESSFKIIHVPHLKKNAVDDEMIQDCKHDIMTDRSIRIVILITGDKDFLPLVEELQQLGIKVILIHGDNVSQALKGTVDEAYNINEVIASVELDKATPEQLDSPAIISYEEAKKCLIESIQTVKARGKKTTLALMGNLIKEHPQLSGYKKISYCKPDGKIVYNFSKFVDAVIQEGIIQKNCNGELTVV; encoded by the coding sequence ATGAAAACTTCCTTGGAAATTTTGGCAGTTGGTGTGGCAATTTATGCGGATTTTCAAAATGTTCGGAATTCTCCTGAAGAATTTAAACTTTTGAATACATGGTTAAATCTAAAAGGCCGTATCTTGAAAAAGAAAGGTTATTCTAACTGGAAGAAAGAAAATCAACTATTTGCAGAGGTTATCGCTGAGTCTAGTTTTAAAATAATTCATGTTCCTCACTTAAAAAAAAATGCAGTTGATGATGAAATGATTCAAGATTGCAAACATGATATAATGACAGACAGGAGCATTAGAATTGTAATTTTAATTACAGGGGATAAAGACTTTTTACCCTTAGTTGAGGAGTTGCAACAGTTAGGAATAAAAGTCATATTGATTCATGGTGATAATGTTAGTCAAGCCTTGAAAGGAACTGTTGATGAAGCCTATAATATTAATGAAGTAATCGCCTCTGTTGAACTCGATAAGGCAACTCCAGAACAACTAGATTCTCCTGCTATAATTTCTTACGAAGAAGCTAAAAAATGCTTAATTGAATCGATCCAGACAGTTAAAGCGAGAGGGAAAAAAACGACTCTTGCTTTAATGGGTAATTTAATCAAAGAGCATCCGCAACTTTCAGGGTATAAAAAAATCTCATATTGCAAACCTGATGGAAAGATTGTTTATAATTTCAGTAAATTTGTAGATGCAGTAATTCAGGAGGGAATTATTCAAAAAAATTGCAATGGAGAGTTAACTGTAGTATGA
- a CDS encoding KGG domain-containing protein, producing MATEKRGFASMDEEKQREIASKGGKAAHESGRAHEFTPEEAREAGRKGGKAVSQDREHMAAIGRKGGKNSHKKDNDNEQNNQDNEENS from the coding sequence ATGGCGACAGAAAAACGTGGATTTGCTTCCATGGATGAAGAAAAACAACGGGAGATAGCCAGCAAAGGCGGTAAAGCAGCCCATGAGTCAGGCCGCGCTCATGAATTTACTCCTGAAGAGGCCAGAGAAGCGGGTCGCAAAGGTGGTAAAGCAGTCAGCCAAGATCGCGAACACATGGCTGCTATTGGTCGTAAAGGAGGTAAAAATAGCCATAAAAAAGATAATGATAATGAACAAAATAATCAAGATAATGAAGAAAACTCATAA
- the trmD gene encoding tRNA (guanosine(37)-N1)-methyltransferase TrmD has translation MRFDIITLFPDFFASPLNSGLLGKALAKQIADVHLVNPRDFASDKHRRVDDESYGGGVGMVLKPEPIYAAVESLSQLPRREVIFLTPQGEKMHQGLFRNLALNFDQIVLICGHYEGIDERILSLVTREVSLGDFVLTGGEIPAMALINGVVRLLPGTVGKQESLKAESFEDGLLDYPHYTRPAEFRGMRVPDVLLSGNHQKIEQWRKQQQLQRTRERRPDLWQDWIQRSESKIEDEGTRG, from the coding sequence GTGCGTTTTGACATTATTACTCTATTTCCCGACTTTTTTGCCTCTCCCCTGAATTCAGGTCTTTTGGGTAAAGCTTTAGCAAAGCAAATTGCTGATGTCCATTTAGTTAATCCCCGTGATTTTGCATCGGATAAGCATCGCCGGGTGGATGATGAGTCCTATGGGGGTGGTGTGGGAATGGTCTTGAAACCTGAACCAATTTATGCAGCTGTTGAATCCTTATCCCAACTTCCCCGTCGAGAAGTGATTTTCTTAACGCCCCAAGGGGAAAAAATGCACCAAGGGTTATTCCGCAATTTAGCTTTAAATTTTGATCAGATTGTTTTAATTTGTGGGCATTATGAAGGTATCGATGAACGCATTTTGTCCTTAGTGACCCGTGAAGTTTCTTTAGGAGATTTTGTCCTGACTGGAGGCGAAATTCCAGCAATGGCACTGATTAATGGAGTTGTACGATTATTACCGGGAACGGTTGGAAAACAGGAGTCTCTCAAAGCAGAAAGCTTTGAAGATGGGTTACTGGATTACCCTCACTATACTCGACCTGCGGAGTTTCGAGGAATGCGAGTTCCTGATGTTTTATTATCAGGAAATCATCAGAAAATTGAGCAATGGCGAAAACAACAGCAACTTCAGCGCACTCGTGAGCGTCGTCCTGATTTGTGGCAAGATTGGATACAGAGGTCAGAAAGCAAGATTGAGGATGAGGGGACAAGGGGATAA
- a CDS encoding cyanophycinase translates to MQQLTSQALEQMIPQQTKTSILIIGGAEDKVHGREILQTFFHRAGASNANLAIIPSASREPAIQGERYQKIFEEMGAKSIEIFDIRERHHCEDPKWHAYLEACTGVFMTGGDQLRLYSLLADTLLMEKIRIAARQGQMALAGTSAGAAVMGHHMIAGGGSGESPNRSLVDMATGLDILPELLVDQHFHNRNRMARLISAIAAHPDKIGIGIDEDTCALFEAEGLLRVVGKGTVTIVDTHEMSYTNLVNAGATDPLSVFNLRVHILSYGDQYNFHSRRPSSTPSV, encoded by the coding sequence ATGCAGCAGTTGACATCTCAAGCCCTTGAACAAATGATTCCCCAACAAACTAAAACCTCTATTCTCATTATTGGTGGAGCAGAAGACAAAGTTCATGGACGTGAGATTCTGCAAACTTTTTTTCATCGGGCTGGTGCTTCCAATGCCAACCTAGCCATCATTCCTTCTGCCTCCCGCGAACCCGCCATTCAAGGAGAAAGATATCAAAAAATCTTTGAGGAAATGGGGGCAAAATCCATTGAAATTTTTGATATTCGGGAACGTCATCATTGTGAAGATCCCAAATGGCACGCTTACTTGGAAGCCTGTACTGGGGTATTCATGACAGGCGGTGATCAACTCCGGCTTTATAGTTTATTAGCCGATACCCTGCTGATGGAGAAAATTCGCATTGCCGCCCGACAAGGCCAAATGGCTTTAGCCGGAACCAGTGCGGGGGCTGCCGTTATGGGTCATCACATGATTGCTGGGGGAGGAAGTGGCGAATCTCCTAACCGTTCTCTGGTGGACATGGCAACCGGCTTAGATATTTTACCTGAATTGCTGGTTGATCAACACTTCCACAACCGCAATCGCATGGCACGACTGATCAGTGCGATCGCAGCCCATCCCGATAAAATTGGCATTGGCATTGATGAAGATACCTGTGCCTTATTTGAAGCGGAAGGTTTATTGCGGGTGGTGGGGAAAGGAACTGTTACGATTGTGGATACCCACGAAATGTCCTACACCAATCTGGTGAATGCGGGAGCGACTGATCCCCTGAGTGTATTCAATCTTCGGGTACATATTTTGTCCTATGGCGATCAGTATAACTTCCATTCCCGGCGTCCGAGTTCTACCCCTAGTGTGTAA